Proteins from one Sarcophilus harrisii chromosome 2, mSarHar1.11, whole genome shotgun sequence genomic window:
- the LOC100929954 gene encoding olfactory receptor 4Q3, with translation MNIRNDSRVMEFVLLGLSSTWELQLLLFLMFSMFYIGIVLGNILIIVTVKADGHLHQSPMYFFLAHLSFIDLCLGCVTVPKMLGDFLHQRKTISFPGCLAQIYFLHFLGASEMFLLTVMAYDRYVAICNPLHYLTVMHRQLCINLVFASWCGGFLHSVTQVVLVVQLPFCGPNKLDNFYCDVPQVIKLACMDTYVIEVLMVSNSGLLSLICFLVLLLSYAVILITLRTRFRLGQNKALSTCASHLTVVSLIFVPCVFIYLRPFCSFPVDKVFSVFYTVITPMLNPLIYTLRNAEMKAAMRKMRKKYAVSCCLAKG, from the coding sequence ATGAATATAAGGAATGACTCAAGGGTAATGGAATTTGTGCTCCTGGGCCTGTCATCCACATGGGAGCTGCAGTTACTCCTCTTTTTGATGTTCTCCATGTTCTATATAGGTATTGTCCTGGGAAATATCTTGATTATAGTGACTGTGAAGGCTGATGGCCACCTGCATCAGTCTCCCATGTATTTTTTCTTGGCCCACCTCTCTTTCATTGACCTGTGCTTGGGCTGTGTCACAGTGCCCAAGATGCTGGGGGATTTTCTCCACCAGAGAAAGACCATATCCTTCCCTGGATGCCTGGCCCAGATTTACTTTCTTCACTTCTTGGGGGCCAGTGAGATGTTCCTGCTGACAGTCATGGCCTATGATCGGTATGTTGCCATATGCAATCCTTTGCACTACTTGACAGTAATGCATCGCCAACTATGTATCAACTTGGTTTTTGCTTCCTGGTGTGGAGGCTTCCTGCACTCAGTCACGCAGGTTGTATTGGTGGTCCAGCTGCCCTTTTGTGGTCCAAATAAGCTGGATAACTTCTACTGTGACGTCCCACAGGTGATCAAGCTTGCTTGCATGGATACATATGTAATAGAGGTGCTCATGGTCTCGAACAGTGGCTTGCTTTCACTCATCTGCTTTTTGGTCCTTCTATTATCTTATGCTGTCATCTTAATCACCTTGAGAACACGCTTTCGCCTAGGTCAGAATAAGGCACTGTCCACCTGTGCCTCCCACCTGACTGTGGTCAGTTTAATCTTTGTGCCTTGTGTTTTCATTTACTTAAGACCTTTCTGCTCTTTCCCAGTGGACAAGGTATTCTCTGTTTTCTACACTGTCATCACTCCCATGTTGAATCCTCTCATCTATACACTTAGAAATGCTGAGATGAAGGCAGCTatgaggaagatgagaaaaaagtATGCAGTCTCCTGCTGCCTGGCTAAAGGATGA